Within Candidatus Hydrogenedentota bacterium, the genomic segment TGATGAAGGTGACCAGCATGACGACGCCGACCGCTTCGGCCAGGGCCTGGACGAAGGCCTGCACCGAGCGGGCGACGGCCTTCGGCTGGCTGGCCGATTCGGCGATGCCCACGCCGACCGGCAGGTCGGCCTGCAGCGCGGCCAGTTTCGCCTCCAGGTCGTGGCCGAGCTGGATGATGTCGCCGCCCGGCGCCATGGCGACGCCGATGGCCAGGGCGCGCTGGCCGCCGAAGCGGACCTGGGTGGCTGGCGGATCGATGGTGCCGCGCCGGACTTCAGCCACGTCGCCCAGCCGGAAAGTGCGCTGGCCGATGCGGATCGGCGTGTCGGCGATGGCGGCGAGGCT encodes:
- a CDS encoding efflux RND transporter permease subunit, with product ERVRDQLLRVPLVGKVEIFGIQDERIHVELSNAKLATLGIEPAALAQALAQQNAVAGAGFFETSQERIQIRPGGAFTSLAAIADTPIRIGQRTFRLGDVAEVRRGTIDPPATQVRFGGQRALAIGVAMAPGGDIIQLGHDLEAKLAALQADLPVGVGIAESASQPKAVARSVQAFVQALAEAVGVVMLVTFI